A region of Etheostoma cragini isolate CJK2018 chromosome 2, CSU_Ecrag_1.0, whole genome shotgun sequence DNA encodes the following proteins:
- the LOC117957275 gene encoding cytoplasmic phosphatidylinositol transfer protein 1-like isoform X1, translating to MLLKEYRICMPLTVEEYRVGQLYMISKHSHEQSDRGEGVEVVQNEPYEDPAHGQGQFTEKRVYLNSKLPTWARAVVPKIFYVTEKAWNYYPYTITEYTCSFLPKFSIHIETKYEDNKGCNDNIFDTELKEQEREVCFVDIAYDEIPERYYKESEDLRYFKSDKTSRGILQEGWRDTQDPIMCSYKLVTVKFEVWGLQTRVEQFVHKVVRDVLLLGHRQAFAWVDEWIDMTMDEVREFERTIQEATNQKIGIFPPSISISDTPLSSCSLTGPASAPSTPMCTDAPEHLPVPKDRPRKKSAPETLTLPNPAPSRVPQGSTLSPLPDSNHLQSSTPPSPNCDHAEID from the exons TACCGGGTTGGGCAGCTGTACATGATCAGTAAACACAGCCACGAGCAGAGTGATAGAGGGGAAGGAGTGGAGGTCGTCCAGAACGAACCGTATGAAGATCCGGCACATGGCCAAGGACAGTTCACAGAGAAACGAGTCTACCTCAACAG TAAATTACCCACCTGGGCTCGAGCAGTGGTTCCTAAAATCTTCTATGTGACAGAGAAAGCGTGGAACTACTATCCTTACACCATAACAG AATATACA TGCTCATTCCTGCCCAAGTTCTCCATCCACATAGAGACAAAGTACGAGGACAACAAAGGATGCAATGACAAT ATCTTTGATACAGAGCTGAAAGAGCAGGAGAGGGAGGTGTGTTTTGTCGACATCGCCTACGATGAGATCCCTGAGCGCTACTATAAAGAGTCTGAG GACTTGCGATATTTCAAGTCAGATAAGACGTCGCGGGGGATTCTTCAGGAGGGCTGGAGGGACACCCAGGATCCCATCATGTGCTCATACAAACTTGTCACTGTCAAGTTTGAAGTGTGGGGTCTGCAGACACGTGTGGAGCAGTTTGTGCACAAG GTGGTTCGGgatgtgctgctgctgggacATAGACAGGCATTTGCCTGGGTAGATGAGTGGATTG ACATGACAATGGATGAGGTGAGAGAATTTGAGCGCACCATCCAGGAGGCCACCAACCAGAAGATTGGGATTTTTCCACCGTCAATCTCCATCAGCGACACACCCTTGTCCTCCTGTTCCCTCACTGGCCCTGCCAGCGCCCCCTCCACCCCTATGTGCACTGATGCGCCTGAGCACCTTCCTGTCCCAAAGGACCGACCACGAAAAAAGTCTGCTCCAGAAACCCTGACCCTTCCCAACCCTGCCCCAAGTCGCGTCCCTCAGGGCTCTACCCTGAGCCCACTACCAGATTCAAACCACCTTCAATCGTCCACACCACCCTCCCCCAACTGTGATCATGCTGAGATTGACTAG
- the LOC117957275 gene encoding cytoplasmic phosphatidylinositol transfer protein 1-like isoform X2 gives MLLKEYRICMPLTVEEYRVGQLYMISKHSHEQSDRGEGVEVVQNEPYEDPAHGQGQFTEKRVYLNSKLPTWARAVVPKIFYVTEKAWNYYPYTITEYTCSFLPKFSIHIETKYEDNKGCNDNIFDTELKEQEREVCFVDIAYDEIPERYYKESEDLRYFKSDKTSRGILQEGWRDTQDPIMCSYKLVTVKFEVWGLQTRVEQFVHKVVRDVLLLGHRQAFAWVDEWIDMTLDDVRDYESQMHEKTNIKVCHEQQVHSTTNPSSLDDIEIHDKAST, from the exons TACCGGGTTGGGCAGCTGTACATGATCAGTAAACACAGCCACGAGCAGAGTGATAGAGGGGAAGGAGTGGAGGTCGTCCAGAACGAACCGTATGAAGATCCGGCACATGGCCAAGGACAGTTCACAGAGAAACGAGTCTACCTCAACAG TAAATTACCCACCTGGGCTCGAGCAGTGGTTCCTAAAATCTTCTATGTGACAGAGAAAGCGTGGAACTACTATCCTTACACCATAACAG AATATACA TGCTCATTCCTGCCCAAGTTCTCCATCCACATAGAGACAAAGTACGAGGACAACAAAGGATGCAATGACAAT ATCTTTGATACAGAGCTGAAAGAGCAGGAGAGGGAGGTGTGTTTTGTCGACATCGCCTACGATGAGATCCCTGAGCGCTACTATAAAGAGTCTGAG GACTTGCGATATTTCAAGTCAGATAAGACGTCGCGGGGGATTCTTCAGGAGGGCTGGAGGGACACCCAGGATCCCATCATGTGCTCATACAAACTTGTCACTGTCAAGTTTGAAGTGTGGGGTCTGCAGACACGTGTGGAGCAGTTTGTGCACAAG GTGGTTCGGgatgtgctgctgctgggacATAGACAGGCATTTGCCTGGGTAGATGAGTGGATTG ATATGACTTTGGATGACGTGCGGGATTACGAGAGCCAAATGCATGAGAAAACCAACATCAAAGTTTGCCATGAGCAGCAAGTGCATTCCACAACAAACCCATCTTCACTGGATGACATAGAGATCCATGACAAAGCAAGC ACATGA
- the LOC117961117 gene encoding T-cell ecto-ADP-ribosyltransferase 2-like isoform X2, which yields MPTWDRQTCQRKTVSACAATSLVVLVGLLMFVITYLTLRWQDVIKEHSMQDLTHDLNDDMYDECRSKATVVTDEAMMQEWDTSINFSQPWGNAEKKARESAHKYMEKHHSVALYLYTNNMLQPVKQNIENSERGRKQTKKTFEPHSLYLFLSEAIQILKHSQMTCLQTNYRTETLLHLNISNKLIRFHTFTLGSDGWNFTRNATCFEVYTCFGADITLYSALKLNRQVLIPPYEVFKVTDTETNAQRCKVVFRLKSNLNCVYDRESNTLHPISALPVDGFWLIFAITCMIIVSLLLPFVIVKVLENHKKTAVYSVSTLRDSAYYPPRVIF from the exons ATGCCTACCTGGGACAGGCAAACATGTCAGAGAAAAACTGTATCTGCATGTGCTGCTACTTCTCTTGTTGTTTTGGTGGGACTGCTGATGTTTGTTATCACATATCTGACACTAAGATGGCAGGATGTTATTAAAGAG CATTCAATGCAAGATCTGACACATGACCTGAATGACGACATGTATGACGAATGCAGATCCAAAGCTACAGTTGTGACTGATGAAGCCATGATGCAGGAATGGGACACCAGTATAAACTTTAGTCAACCTTGGGGCAACGCAGAGAAAAAAGCTAGAGAGTCTGCACACAAGTACATGGAGAAACACCATTCGGTGGCCTTATACCTGTACACAAATAATATGCTGCAGCCTGTCAAGCAAAACATTGAGAATTCAGAAAGaggtagaaaacaaacaaaaaagacatttgagccCCACTCCCTTTACCTTTTTCTTAGCGAAGCCATTCAGATTCTGAAGCACAGTCAAATGACATGTCTTCAGACAAATTACAGAACAGAGACACTTTTACATCTAAACATCTCTAACAAACTGATTCGGTTCCACACCTTCACATTAGGTTCTGACGGTTGGAACTTTACAAGAAATGCTACATGTTTTGAAGTATACACATGTTTTGGTGCTGACATAACACTTTATTCAGCCCTGAAACTAAACCGACAGGTGCTGATTCCTCCCTATGAGGTTTTCAAagtcacagacacagagacaaacgcACAGAGGTGTAAAGTCGTCTTCAGGCTGAAGAGCAACCTGAACTGCGTTTATGATAGAGAAAGCAACACGTTGCATCCAATATCTGCATTACCAGTGGATGGATTTTGGCTAATTTTTGCCATCACTTGTATGATTATTGTATCTCTTTTGTTACCCTTTGTCATTGTGAAGGTTTTAGAAAACCATAAGAAAACTGCTGTTTACAGTGTCTCAACTTTGCGTGACAGCGCTTACTACCCGCCAAGAGTTatcttttaa
- the LOC117961117 gene encoding T-cell ecto-ADP-ribosyltransferase 2-like isoform X1: protein MDALLFASKEVPAHRTYRCTMPTWDRQTCQRKTVSACAATSLVVLVGLLMFVITYLTLRWQDVIKEHSMQDLTHDLNDDMYDECRSKATVVTDEAMMQEWDTSINFSQPWGNAEKKARESAHKYMEKHHSVALYLYTNNMLQPVKQNIENSERGRKQTKKTFEPHSLYLFLSEAIQILKHSQMTCLQTNYRTETLLHLNISNKLIRFHTFTLGSDGWNFTRNATCFEVYTCFGADITLYSALKLNRQVLIPPYEVFKVTDTETNAQRCKVVFRLKSNLNCVYDRESNTLHPISALPVDGFWLIFAITCMIIVSLLLPFVIVKVLENHKKTAVYSVSTLRDSAYYPPRVIF, encoded by the exons ATGGATGCATTGTTGTTTGCCAGCAAAGAAGTTCCGGCTCACAGGACTTACAG GTGCACTATGCCTACCTGGGACAGGCAAACATGTCAGAGAAAAACTGTATCTGCATGTGCTGCTACTTCTCTTGTTGTTTTGGTGGGACTGCTGATGTTTGTTATCACATATCTGACACTAAGATGGCAGGATGTTATTAAAGAG CATTCAATGCAAGATCTGACACATGACCTGAATGACGACATGTATGACGAATGCAGATCCAAAGCTACAGTTGTGACTGATGAAGCCATGATGCAGGAATGGGACACCAGTATAAACTTTAGTCAACCTTGGGGCAACGCAGAGAAAAAAGCTAGAGAGTCTGCACACAAGTACATGGAGAAACACCATTCGGTGGCCTTATACCTGTACACAAATAATATGCTGCAGCCTGTCAAGCAAAACATTGAGAATTCAGAAAGaggtagaaaacaaacaaaaaagacatttgagccCCACTCCCTTTACCTTTTTCTTAGCGAAGCCATTCAGATTCTGAAGCACAGTCAAATGACATGTCTTCAGACAAATTACAGAACAGAGACACTTTTACATCTAAACATCTCTAACAAACTGATTCGGTTCCACACCTTCACATTAGGTTCTGACGGTTGGAACTTTACAAGAAATGCTACATGTTTTGAAGTATACACATGTTTTGGTGCTGACATAACACTTTATTCAGCCCTGAAACTAAACCGACAGGTGCTGATTCCTCCCTATGAGGTTTTCAAagtcacagacacagagacaaacgcACAGAGGTGTAAAGTCGTCTTCAGGCTGAAGAGCAACCTGAACTGCGTTTATGATAGAGAAAGCAACACGTTGCATCCAATATCTGCATTACCAGTGGATGGATTTTGGCTAATTTTTGCCATCACTTGTATGATTATTGTATCTCTTTTGTTACCCTTTGTCATTGTGAAGGTTTTAGAAAACCATAAGAAAACTGCTGTTTACAGTGTCTCAACTTTGCGTGACAGCGCTTACTACCCGCCAAGAGTTatcttttaa
- the LOC117961106 gene encoding ecto-ADP-ribosyltransferase 4-like — protein sequence MLLLLKALEGGKDMKIGKGPVCELKSMRNCATLCVLLAVALLLYHDPFLLLWWPQKPTEKTKTGVLPLNMATDSIDDMYDGCRSETASVIDLFGVYEWNFNRNFSLAWALTEGGAKKPVHKHLKEEHAIVMYMYSKMKHIQQDFDQAVKTGKHKYNTYGFKFHYFYFYLTDAIQVLRHNQTSCRITYHRTRKQFDHNVINTNMRFGAFTWVASSKKSFDLNGNVSCFEINSCFGADITHYSATNQMGQVLIPPYEVFKITHVLTNDPWCSVVYKLQSTKIPRRDLNCKLNQRQMKTYFEVVLTHCPTSSVGMMLTCIMLLILISSILVKCGEKRFVAAVLGALLVLMIILVM from the exons ATGCTACTGCTGTTGAAAGCACTTGAGGGGGGGAAAG aTATGAAGATTGGCAAAGGACCAGTGTGTGAGCTGAAGTCAATGAGAAACTGTGCAACCCTTTGTGTGTTGTTGGCAGTGGCGCTTCTTTTGTATCATGACCCATTTCTACTACTCTGGTGGCCTCAGAAACCTACTGAG AAAACTAAGACTGGTGTTTTACCTCTGAACATGGCAACAGATTCCATTGATGACATGTATGATGGTTGCCGGTCTGAAACAGCCTCTGTGATCGACTTGTTTGGCGTGTATGAGTGGAACTTTAACAGAAACTTCAGTTTGGCCTGGGCTTTAACTGAAGGTGGTGCAAAGAAACCTGTGCACAAACACCTGAAAGAAGAGCATGCTATAGTTATGTACATGTACTCAAAGATGAAACACATCCAACAAGATTTCGACCAAGCAGTGAAAACAGGGAAACACAAGTACAACACATACGGATTTAAGTTCCACTATTTCTACTTCTACCTGACTGATGCCATTCAAGTTCTGCGTCACAATCAGACATCATGCAGAATCACCTATCACAGGACACGGAAACAGTTTGACCACAATGTCATCAACACAAACATGCGTTTTGGTGCTTTCACCTGGGTAGCTTCAAGCAAGAAGTCATTTGATTTGAATGGTAATGTGTCTTGTTTTGAGATCAACTCATGCTTTGGTGCTGATATAACACATTACTCTGCCACAAACCAAATGGGACAGGTGCTTATTCCTCCCTATGAGGTCTTCAAAATCACTCATGTCCTCACAAATGACCCATGGTGCAGTGTGGTCTACAAGCTACAGAGCACCAAAATACCAAGGAGagatttaaattgtaaattgaatcAAAGGCAAATGAAAACCTATTTTGAAGTCGTTTTAACACACTGTCCCACAAGCAGTGTAGGGATGATGTTAACATGCATAATGCTGTTGATTTTAATTTCTTCAATCCTTGTTAAATGCGGGGAGAAGCGTTTTGTGGCTGCAGTGCTGGGTGCTCTGCTGGTGCTGATGATTATTCTGGTGATGTGA
- the LOC117961128 gene encoding ecto-ADP-ribosyltransferase 5-like: MTMMAAWAAVLMTYAVSIGIAKISAGLGKSRVPLDLAPNAVDDMYTGCKDKMEYRVMKEYLVNEKKWDKNFTQAWIEAEKYYNKKWKRKKGKRPSTSLGKEQIMAIYVYTLDKPKIYLDFNDAVRTQKSKYKTTFRYHTLHFFLTNALQTLNARKPEKERCLTGYRRVNGYFSQDVLNKVIRFGSFTSSSMGWYPSVERFGAKSCFKIVTCSGADISLYSKLGESEREALIPPYEVFKVIKIETRSNQKSLPCEVVYRLKSVGKTLSNLNCALF; the protein is encoded by the exons ATGACCATGATGGCAGCTTGGGCAGCAGTTCTAATGACATATGCAGTCTCCATAGGAATTGCAAAG atctctgcaggactCGGGAAAAGTCGTGTTCCACTTGATTTAGCTCCAAATGCTGTTGATGACATGTACACTGGTTGCAAAGACAAGATGGAGTACAGAGTTATGAAGGAGTACCTGGTGAATGAgaaaaaatgggacaaaaatttCACCCAGGCATGGATCGAAGCAGAAAAATACTACAACAAAAAATGGAAGCGTAAAAAGGGAAAGCGACCTTCCACATCTTTGGGAAAAGAACAGATTATGGCTATTTATGTTTATACCCTTGACAAGCCAAAAATATACCTTGATTTCAATGATGCAGTTCGAACACAGAAATCTAAGTACAAGACAACATTTAGATATCACACACTTCACTTTTTCCTGACCAACGCGCTCCAAACTCTTAACGCTCGCAAACCTGAAAAGGAAAGATGTCTCACTGGCTACCGCAGAGTCAACGGCTACTTTAGCCAAGATGTTCTCAACAAGGTGATTCGCTTTGGCTCGTTTACTTCCAGCTCAATGGGTTGGTACCCCAGCGTTGAAAGATTTGGAGCCAAATCATGCTTTAAGATAGTGACGTGCTCTGGAGCAGACATCTCTCTGTACTCTAAGCTCGGTGAATCAGAGCGGGAAGCCCTAATTCCTCCTTATGAGGTCTTTAAAGTCATAAAGATTGAGACTAGATCCAACCAGAAAAGTCTTCCATGTGAGGTGGTCTATAGACTGAAAAGTGTAGGAAAAACACTTTCAAATTTGAATTGTGCACTTTTCTGA